A region from the Natronorubrum halophilum genome encodes:
- a CDS encoding FxLYD domain-containing protein, protein MTPSTLSRRRLLATFGVGSAAALAGCNDGGPGIDGNPEYQGGNIGEIDGEPRTEDELVAADSLAQQEISESVTPLEGLSLVDHEFVFEGGYLGSTVQGTVENTSGDRIEFAEVRVRVYNDAGNQIGRYLATTGDFDPDTNWEFQVVILKPPSNLAEYDITVLGTPT, encoded by the coding sequence ATGACCCCCTCGACACTGAGTCGTCGTCGGCTGCTTGCTACGTTCGGGGTCGGATCCGCGGCCGCCCTCGCCGGCTGTAACGACGGGGGTCCCGGCATAGACGGCAACCCGGAGTACCAGGGCGGCAATATCGGCGAAATCGACGGCGAACCGCGCACGGAGGACGAACTGGTCGCCGCGGATTCCCTCGCCCAACAGGAGATCAGCGAGAGCGTCACCCCCCTCGAGGGGCTCTCACTCGTCGATCACGAGTTCGTTTTCGAGGGCGGGTATCTCGGCTCGACCGTTCAGGGAACCGTCGAAAACACCAGTGGCGATCGGATCGAGTTCGCGGAGGTCCGCGTTCGGGTCTACAACGACGCCGGCAATCAAATCGGCCGATACCTCGCTACTACCGGCGATTTCGACCCCGACACGAACTGGGAGTTTCAGGTCGTCATCCTGAAGCCCCCGTCGAATCTCGCCGAGTACGATATTACCGTTCTCGGGACGCCGACTTGA